One Anas platyrhynchos isolate ZD024472 breed Pekin duck chromosome 2, IASCAAS_PekinDuck_T2T, whole genome shotgun sequence DNA segment encodes these proteins:
- the LOC101792626 gene encoding fatty acid-binding protein, adipocyte (The RefSeq protein has 3 substitutions compared to this genomic sequence) — protein MCDHFVGTWKLLSSENFEDYMKELGVGFATRKMAGVAKPNVTISINGDVITIKSESTFKNTEISFKLGEEFDETTADDRKTKNVITLGNGSLKQVQKWDGKGTIIKRKVVDGNLVVECTMNNVTSKRVYERA, from the exons ATGTGTGACCACTTTGTGGGTACCTGGAAGCTTCTTTCTAGTGAAAACTTTGAGGACTATATGAAAGAGCTGG GTGTGGGATTTGCTACCAGGAAAATGGCTGGTGTGGCCAAGCCCAATGTAACCATCAGCATAAATGGTGATGTGATAACCATCAAATCAGAAAGTACCTTCAAAAATACAGAGATCTCTTTCAAGTTGGGTGAAGAGTTTGATGAGACCACAGCagatgacagaaaaacaaag AACGTCATAACCTTAGAAAATGGCTCACTGAAGCAGGTGCAGAAGTGGGATGGCAAAGAGACTATCATAAAGAGGAAAGTGGTGGATGGGAACCTGGTGGTG gaatgcaCCATGAATAATGTTACCAGCAAAAGAGTTTATGAAAAGGCATGA
- the LOC101792815 gene encoding myelin P2 protein has product MCNRFVGTWKLVSSENFDDYMKELGVGLATRKLGGLAKPDVIISMKGDIVNIRTESTFKNTEISFKLGQQFDETTADDRKVKSVVTLEKGSLVQVQKWNGKETTIKRRLVDGKMVVECAMKGVVCTRVYQRV; this is encoded by the exons ATGTGTAACCGATTTGTGGGAACCTGGAAACTTGTCTCCAGTGAAAATTTTGATGACTATATGAAAGAACTAG GAGTGGGCTTAGCTACACGAAAACTAGGTGGCTTGGCAAAGCCTGATGTGATCATCAGTATGAAAGGGGACATAGTAAACATCAGAACTGAAAGCACCTTCAAAAATACAGAGATCTCCTTCAAACTGGGCCAGCAGTTTGATGAAACGACAGCAGATGACCGGAAAGTTAAG AGTGTTGTAACCTTGGAGAAAGGGTCATTGGtgcaagtgcagaagtggaacGGCAAAGAAACTACAATAAAGAGAAGACTGGTTGATGGGAAAATGGTGGTG GAGTGTGCCATGAAAGGGGTTGTCTGCACTAGAGTCTACCAAAGAGTGTGA